In one window of Paraburkholderia phymatum STM815 DNA:
- the rpsT gene encoding 30S ribosomal protein S20, with product MANSAQARKRARQAAKANSHNSALRSKYRTAVKAVRKAIEAGDAAQAAEIFKASAKTLDIIADKKIVHKNKAARHKSRLAAAVKGLQAPAAQ from the coding sequence ATGGCTAACTCCGCACAAGCACGCAAGCGCGCCCGCCAAGCCGCCAAGGCAAACTCGCACAACTCGGCGCTGCGCTCGAAGTACCGCACGGCTGTCAAGGCTGTCCGCAAGGCAATTGAAGCCGGCGATGCAGCTCAAGCCGCTGAGATCTTCAAGGCATCGGCAAAGACGCTGGACATCATTGCCGACAAGAAAATCGTTCACAAGAACAAGGCAGCTCGCCATAAGAGCCGCCTCGCTGCAGCCGTCAAGGGCCTGCAAGCGCCCGCAGCGCAGTAA
- the argF gene encoding ornithine carbamoyltransferase: MTAKTIRHYLQFNDFSLEDYEYVLERARILKRKFKNYETYHPLHDRTLAMIFEKNSTRTRLSFEAGIFQLGGHAVFMSTRDTQLGRGEPIEDAAQVISRMVDIIMIRTFGQDIIQRFAENSRVPVINGLTNEYHPCQVLADIFTYYEHRGPIRGKTVAWVGDANNMLYTWIEAAQILGFTLRLSTPPGYKLDRALVAPESAPFYEEFDDPNEACKGADLVTTDVWTSMGFEAENEARKKAFADWCVDADMMSRASKDALFMHCLPAHRGEEVSAEVIDGPQSVVWDEAENRLHVQKALMEFLLLGKLNH; this comes from the coding sequence ATGACCGCCAAAACGATCCGCCACTACCTGCAGTTCAACGATTTCTCGCTGGAAGACTACGAGTACGTGCTCGAACGCGCGCGCATCCTCAAGCGCAAGTTCAAGAACTACGAGACATATCATCCGCTGCACGATCGCACGCTCGCGATGATCTTCGAGAAAAACTCGACGCGCACGCGCCTGTCGTTCGAAGCGGGCATTTTCCAGCTGGGCGGTCACGCCGTCTTCATGAGCACGCGCGACACACAGCTCGGCCGGGGCGAGCCAATTGAAGACGCGGCACAGGTCATCTCGCGGATGGTCGACATCATCATGATCCGCACGTTCGGCCAGGACATCATCCAGCGCTTTGCGGAGAATTCGCGCGTGCCCGTCATCAACGGCCTGACGAACGAATATCACCCGTGCCAGGTACTGGCCGACATCTTCACGTATTACGAGCATCGCGGCCCGATCCGCGGCAAGACGGTCGCGTGGGTCGGCGACGCGAACAACATGCTATACACGTGGATCGAGGCAGCGCAAATCCTCGGCTTCACGCTGCGCCTGTCCACGCCGCCCGGCTACAAGCTCGACCGCGCGCTAGTCGCGCCCGAAAGCGCGCCATTCTACGAAGAATTCGACGATCCGAACGAAGCCTGCAAGGGTGCCGACCTGGTCACCACGGACGTCTGGACGAGCATGGGCTTCGAAGCGGAAAACGAGGCGCGCAAGAAGGCGTTCGCCGACTGGTGCGTCGACGCCGACATGATGTCGCGCGCCAGCAAGGACGCGCTGTTCATGCACTGCCTGCCGGCGCATCGCGGTGAGGAAGTGAGCGCGGAGGTGATCGACGGGCCGCAGAGCGTCGTGTGGGACGAAGCGGAAAACCGCCTGCACGTGCAGAAGGCGCTGATGGAATTTCTGCTGCTCGGCAAGCTGAACCACTGA
- a CDS encoding DUF3579 domain-containing protein, giving the protein MADTPPIEYFIQGITSNGRKFRPSDWSERLAGVMSCYGPGAKGPNARLQYSHYVRPTLIGDLKCVILDSRLRDIEPMAFDFVMNFAKDNDLLVTEACELPLEHAAQKAPTR; this is encoded by the coding sequence ATGGCCGATACACCCCCAATCGAATATTTCATTCAAGGCATTACGTCGAATGGGCGAAAGTTTCGTCCGAGCGACTGGTCGGAACGGCTGGCGGGCGTGATGTCGTGTTACGGTCCGGGCGCGAAAGGGCCGAATGCCCGTCTGCAGTATTCACATTACGTGCGTCCCACGTTGATCGGCGACCTGAAGTGCGTGATTCTGGACTCACGGTTGCGCGACATCGAGCCGATGGCTTTCGACTTCGTGATGAACTTCGCGAAAGATAACGATCTGCTCGTCACCGAGGCTTGCGAACTTCCGCTGGAGCATGCGGCGCAAAAGGCACCCACGCGCTGA